The following coding sequences lie in one Halogeometricum rufum genomic window:
- a CDS encoding ABC transporter permease, translated as MGANSALSAFDTEVDLPVTGSVPLGRLALRLLSVSAFVGLWWLLVNYSVSVIGLNFGLISGPVATGGALLNYLAGEPMTAGGQTIYIHILYSTWRVAAGVGIATVLAVTLGLLIGTSQQWEDYVYPAVELFRPIPPVAWVPIAILVFPTLSVTALSVNLAVLFVVFVGAFFPILVNTIEGVRNVEEEYSRAAESLGADRTDVFRHVILPATLPAILTGISLGIGLGWITVVAAEIVAGNYGIGYVTYQAYRLLATDVILVGMITIGALGYASSWLVVQAANHLTPWGNIETNR; from the coding sequence GTGGGCGCTAACTCCGCTCTGAGCGCGTTCGACACCGAGGTCGACCTCCCCGTGACGGGGTCGGTCCCGCTCGGGAGACTCGCGCTCCGTCTCCTCTCCGTCTCGGCGTTCGTCGGCCTCTGGTGGCTGCTGGTCAACTACAGCGTCTCCGTAATCGGGCTGAACTTCGGTCTCATCTCGGGACCGGTCGCGACCGGTGGAGCGCTCCTGAACTACCTCGCGGGCGAGCCGATGACCGCTGGCGGCCAGACGATATACATCCACATCCTGTACTCGACCTGGCGGGTCGCCGCGGGCGTGGGAATCGCGACCGTCCTCGCCGTCACACTGGGACTGCTCATCGGAACCAGCCAGCAGTGGGAGGACTACGTCTACCCGGCGGTCGAACTGTTCCGACCGATCCCGCCGGTCGCGTGGGTTCCCATCGCCATCCTCGTCTTCCCGACGCTCTCGGTGACCGCGCTGTCGGTCAACCTCGCGGTGCTGTTCGTCGTGTTCGTCGGGGCGTTCTTCCCCATCCTGGTGAACACGATAGAGGGAGTCCGGAACGTCGAGGAGGAGTACTCCCGGGCGGCGGAGAGTCTCGGGGCCGACCGGACCGACGTGTTCAGGCACGTTATCCTCCCGGCGACGCTACCGGCCATCCTCACGGGCATCTCGCTGGGGATCGGACTGGGGTGGATCACGGTCGTCGCCGCCGAGATCGTCGCCGGCAACTACGGCATCGGCTACGTCACCTATCAGGCCTACCGGCTGCTCGCGACCGACGTTATCCTCGTCGGAATGATCACGATCGGCGCGCTCGGGTACGCGTCGTCGTGGCTGGTCGTCCAGGCCGCGAATCACCTCACGCCGTGGGGCAACATCGAAACCAACCGCTGA